A part of Chlorocebus sabaeus isolate Y175 chromosome 4, mChlSab1.0.hap1, whole genome shotgun sequence genomic DNA contains:
- the LOC119618314 gene encoding uncharacterized protein FAM120AOS-like, with translation MQFRGRNLCRGAGCNRQAVAGQPLPSTWSLHAHDLVKEAPILPVKKISRSCSVNNKVSRKTTKPPTLRSFLSPV, from the coding sequence ATGCAGTTCCGCGGCAGAAACCTCTGTAGAGGAGCAGGATGCAACCGACAGGCTGTGGCCGGACAGCCGCTACCCAGCACATGGAGCCTGCACGCGCACGATTTGGTCAAAGAAGCCCCCATACTCCCGGTGAAAAAGATTTCCAGAAGCTGTTCTGTCAATAACAAAGTCTCGAGGAAAACCACAAAACCACCAACACTAAGATCATTCTTGAGTCCAGTTTGA